A single window of Mycosarcoma maydis chromosome 1, whole genome shotgun sequence DNA harbors:
- a CDS encoding uncharacterized protein (related to xap-5 protein), producing the protein MSQSQSELRRQGKHEKARAKMMEDFERQKADLVKESERNRTGADRFVGKNDSMEDALKKSTIGLVHLEDFQKLRSELEEEKKREAARTNELKAHDKATKKNKQVKKERAKLSFAYDDEEEQGGAGPSIPKLETSAKRKRRSDDNAVDGDNVDQLDKDLSPLTKKTSLKNPNVDTSFLPDRDREEAQRRMREELRQEWLRKQEELKQEDVEITYSYWDGTGHRKTVLCKKGDTIAHFLEKCRQQVSELRGVSVDSMMYIKEDLIIPHHYSFYDFIVNKARGKSGPLFNFDVHDDIRLVADASVEKDESHAGKVVERTFYNRNKHVWPYSRWEVYDPKKDYGNYTIHDRKK; encoded by the coding sequence ATGTCGCAGTCACAGTCCGAATTGCGCCGTCAAGGCAAGCACGAGAAGGCACGTGCCAAGATGATGGAGGACTTTGAGCGACAGAAGGCGGATCTGGTCAAGGAGTCGGAGCGCAACCGCACAGGAGCGGATCGGTTTGTCGGCAAGAACGATTCCATGGAGGATGCACTGAAGAAGTCGACGATCGGTCTCGTACATCTTGAGGATTTCCAGAAACTCCGATcggagctcgaagaggaaaagaagcgagaagcggCACGTACCAACGAGCTCAAAGCTCACGACAAGGCgaccaagaagaacaaaCAGGTGAAAAAGGAACGCGCAAAGCTTTCCTTTGCGTAcgatgatgaggaagagcaaggcGGAGCAGGACCTTCAATACCTAAGCTGGAAACGAGCGCCAAGAGGAAGCGGAGGTCAGATGACAATGCTGTTGATGGCGACAATGTCGATCAACTCGACAAGGACCTATCTCCTTTGACAAAAAAGACCAGCCTCAAAAACCCCAATGTTGACACCTCCTTCCTTCCGGATCGAGATAGGGAAGAGGCACAACGTCGCATGCGCGAGGAGTTGCGCCAGGAATGGCTCCGAAAGCAAGAGGAATTGAAACAGGAAGACGTCGAAATCACCTATTCCTACTGGGATGGCACAGGCCATCGAAAGACAGTGCTTTGTAAAAAGGGAGACACGATTGCCCACTTCCTAGAGAAATGCCGCCAGCAAGTGTCCGAGTTGCGCGGCGTGTCGGTGGACAGCATGATGTACATCAAGGAGGATCTCATCATTCCACACCATTACAGCTTCTACGACTTTATCGTCAACAAAGCAAGGGGAAAGTCGGGACCATTGTTCAACTTTGATGTACACGACGATATCCGTTTGGTCGCTGATGCCAGTGTGGAAAAAGACGAGTCTCACGCTGGCAAGGTTGTCGAAAGAACTTTTTATAATCGCAACAAGCATGTCTGGCCTTACAGTCGTTGGGAGGTTTACGATCCGAAGAAGGACTATGGCAACtacacgattcacgaccGAAAGAAGTAA
- a CDS encoding dolichyl-P-Man:Man(7)GlcNAc(2)-PP-dolichol alpha-1,6-mannosyltransferase (related to ALG12 - alpha-1,6-mannosyltransferase): protein MHRLSDLVWLGGLPSLLVLVTWRTVSCPYTKVEESFTIQAVHDIVSYGVRPAALARYDHRVFPGAVPRSFIGPLLLAAISYPFLLLSRFLGAVQTSADAQVVVRLCLASANVSAVNFFCQQTFKSTMPPAKQNSFSRLRDEQLVALLFMLVTAIQFHFAFWASRTIPNSLALPLVTTALALVCRNVGVLYQGKDRALVDAKVAIWLLTFSGVVLRLEIVATLVPVGLYLLVTRRISFWAGLKTGIVSGTFSILLTTVIDTYFWQDLAHANVKSLLSIYALSLRNLTSGDRPKPLWPELHALLFNVVQGKSSEWGVSPWHAYITSLIPRLLAFTGPLVVIGAAQLLRGRNSALEARARFLFLTAVMHIAVLSLLGHKEWRFAFYTLPALNVVASIGASKLARSWPGRAVLAILLLLQLGLSWFTGYVSSINYPGGNALRTLHQHIDADLQREPNGQVIVHIDVLPAMTGVTLFQSIHLNRIFQQSRLDSFRKVSPAPCGTQECWVYDKTENLPVSGHEATQAWSTFTHLITETPECAMLQDQQGRALNESEQLFEQIAPPITSFVGLRRKSFSQLTTDLLNTPLAAASILGLTSSSSQHSAGSLLRSALPVVVVEQPTVWLCRRKHDLTRSNKPTI from the coding sequence ATGCACCGTCTCAGCGATCTCGTCTGGCTTGGCGGGCTTCCTAGCCTACTCGTCTTGGTGACTTGGCGAACCGTGTCATGTCCCTACACCAAGGTCGAAGAGAGCTTTACCATCCAGGCGGTTCACGATATCGTCAGCTATGGAGTTCGTCCGGCAGCCTTGGCTCGGTATGACCATCGAGTTTTTCCTGGCGCAGTCCCGCGCTCGTTCATCGGGCCGCTGTTGCTCGCTGCCATATCGTATCCATTCCTTCTCTTGTCGCGGTTTCTGGGAGCAGTGCAGACATCAGCCGACGCTCAGGTGGTCGTTCGACTCTGCCTTGCATCTGCCAATGTGTCTGCCGTGAACTTCTTTTGCCAGCAGACCTTCAAATCGACCATGCCGCCCGCTAAGCAAAATAGTTTTTCGAGgctgcgagacgagcaaTTAGTCGCTCTACTTTTCATGCTGGTCACGGCAATTCAATTCCACTTTGCATTCTGGGCCAGCCGTACGATTCCCAACTCACTTGCGCTACCGCTCGTCACCACAGCACTGGCACTTGTTTGTCGCAACGTTGGCGTACTTTACCAGGGCAAGGATCGTGCCTTGGTCGACGCCAAAGTAGCAATTTGGCTGCTGACATTTAGCGGTGTTGTGCTACGTCTCGAGATTGTAGCGACACTTGTTCCTGTTGGACTATACCTTCTGGTAACTCGCAGGATCTCATTTTGGGCTGGACTCAAGACAGGTATCGTCTCGGGCACCTtcagcatcttgctcaCGACCGTGATCGACACTTACTTTTGGCAAGACCTCGCACACGCCAATGTCAAGAGCCTACTCAGCATATACGCTCTGTCATTGCGCAACCTCACAAGTGGTGACCGACCAAAGCCACTTTGGCCTGAACTGCACGCTCTGCTGTTCAACGTAGTCCAAGGCAAAAGCAGCGAATGGGGTGTCTCACCTTGGCATGCCTACATTACCTCGTTGATACCCAGACTCCTCGCCTTCACTGGTCCGCTTGTCGTGATTggagctgctcaacttCTTCGGGGTCGAAACTCAGCCCTggaagcgagagcgaggtTCTTGTTTCTCACAGCTGTCATGCACATCGCTGTGCTCAGCCTGCTCGGTCACAAAGAATGGCGCTTCGCCTTCTACACTTTGCCCGCACTCAACGTCGTGGCATCTATCGGCGCCAGCAAACTCGCACGATCATGGCCAGGGAGGGCCGTACTGGcgatcttgctgcttcttcagcTCGGCTTGAGCTGGTTCACAGGCTATGTAAGCTCTATCAACTATCCTGGCGGAAACGCACTTAGAACCTTGCACCAACACATCGATGCCGACTTACAGCGTGAACCCAATGGTCAAGTCATCGTTCACATTGATGTGTTGCCAGCTATGACGGGAGTCACGCTCTTCCAGTCCATACATTTGAACCGCATTTTCCAGCAAAGTCGACTCGATAGCTTCCGAAAGGTCTCACCGGCCCCTTGTGGAACGCAAGAGTGCTGGGTGTATGACAAGACCGAGAATTTGCCCGTCTCTGGGCACGAGGCAACCCAGGCGTGGTCCACATTCACACACCTGATTACAGAGACACCAGAATGTGCCATGCTTCAAGACCAGCAAGGCAGAGCACTCAACGAGTCTGAGCAGCTGTTCGAGCAAATAGCGCCGCCCATCACCTCTTTCGTTGGGCTGCGGCGCAAGTCATTTTCGCAGCTTACGACTGATCTGCTGAATACCCCACTAGCCGCTGCATCAATCCTTGGTCTCACTAGCTCTTCTTCCCAGCATTCCGCAGGCTCCTTGCTTAGATCCGCATTGCCTGTAGTCGTGGTAGAGCAGCCAACTGTGTGGCTATGTCGACGCAAGCACGATTTAACCCGCAGTAACAAACCTACAATCTAA